In Oncorhynchus keta strain PuntledgeMale-10-30-2019 chromosome 19, Oket_V2, whole genome shotgun sequence, a single genomic region encodes these proteins:
- the LOC118379075 gene encoding serine/threonine-protein kinase DCLK3-like isoform X2, with protein MVVTEPIFTVCGTPTHVAPEILSETGYGLPVDLWALGVIVHILLCGFPPFRRRDRDQEELFQIIREGHLTFLAPYWDHISDAQGLVKALLQVNPTERLTAVQTLKHPWIQTTTDQNRPVPTSTESIPYRPVPTSTESIPYRPVPTSTESIPYRPVPTSTESIPYRPVPTSTNQ; from the exons ATGGTTGTAACAGAACCCATCTTCACTGTTTGTGGAACACCCACCCATGTCGCCCCGGAGATCCTCTCAGAGACAG ggtatGGTCTGCCGGTAGACCTGTGGGCGTTGGGGGTGATAGTCCACATCCTGCTCTGTGGGTTCCCTCCATTCCGGAGAAGGGACAGAGACCAAGAGGAGCTGTTCCAGATTATCAGAGAGGGACACCTCACCTTCCTGGCCCCTTACTGGGATCACATATCTGACG CACAAGGCCTGGTGAAAGCCTTGCTACAGGTGAATCCAACAGAGCGACTGACAGCAGTGCAGACTCTGAAGCATCCCTGGATtcagaccactacagaccagaacagaccagtaCCAACCAGCACAGAGTCCATCCCCTACAGACCAGTACCAACCAGCACAGAGTCCATCCCCTACAGACCAGTACCGACCAGCACAGAGTCCATCCCCTACAGACCAGTACCAACCAGCACAGAGTCCATCCCCTACAGACCAGTACCGACCAGCACAAACCAGTAA
- the LOC118379075 gene encoding serine/threonine-protein kinase DCLK3-like isoform X1: MVVTEPIFTVCGTPTHVAPEILSETGYGLPVDLWALGVIVHILLCGFPPFRRRDRDQEELFQIIREGHLTFLAPYWDHISDAAQGLVKALLQVNPTERLTAVQTLKHPWIQTTTDQNRPVPTSTESIPYRPVPTSTESIPYRPVPTSTESIPYRPVPTSTESIPYRPVPTSTNQ, from the exons ATGGTTGTAACAGAACCCATCTTCACTGTTTGTGGAACACCCACCCATGTCGCCCCGGAGATCCTCTCAGAGACAG ggtatGGTCTGCCGGTAGACCTGTGGGCGTTGGGGGTGATAGTCCACATCCTGCTCTGTGGGTTCCCTCCATTCCGGAGAAGGGACAGAGACCAAGAGGAGCTGTTCCAGATTATCAGAGAGGGACACCTCACCTTCCTGGCCCCTTACTGGGATCACATATCTGACG cAGCACAAGGCCTGGTGAAAGCCTTGCTACAGGTGAATCCAACAGAGCGACTGACAGCAGTGCAGACTCTGAAGCATCCCTGGATtcagaccactacagaccagaacagaccagtaCCAACCAGCACAGAGTCCATCCCCTACAGACCAGTACCAACCAGCACAGAGTCCATCCCCTACAGACCAGTACCGACCAGCACAGAGTCCATCCCCTACAGACCAGTACCAACCAGCACAGAGTCCATCCCCTACAGACCAGTACCGACCAGCACAAACCAGTAA